One region of Polaribacter pectinis genomic DNA includes:
- a CDS encoding phosphoenolpyruvate carboxylase: protein MTTLPKLARFNENVLSKYQIYNSIFMTLPFDTINDTGVMLPLFHKVCKKGFQEGKNPTEIVEAFFNKYQENPTEKDKTDLLFRFIQYIERQVVLFDAIEDAAFPIVNNMDGIGTLRNSEETAILGDKKEELKAYLEEFKVRIVLTAHPTQFYPGSVLGIITDLDNAIQNDDLLLIKKLLAQLGKTPFYKKSKPSPFDEAVSLIWYLENVFYHSIPKIYNYVQHHIYDGESIDNEIIDLGFWPGGDRDGNPFVTTKITLDVAERLRQTILRNYYRDVRRLKRRYTFDGVQEILTRVEKRLYKHVIRSYSKVNFSQKILLEELEKAREIIVNNHQSLFVEELNDFINKVRIFGFHFATLDIRQDSRVHHKAFTQIVADLQNIGDTTFPKNYAHLSPEEQVEILSVVKGNIDPSILTDEMSVKTIESIYALKEIQQRNGERGANRYIISNNQTALNVMETFAMLNLCGFENELPVDVIPLFETVEDLINAEDVMRTLYSNKVYRHHLSKRKNKQTIMLGFSDGTKDGGYLMANWGIFKAKEALTRISREFDIEVIFFDGRGGPPARGGGKTHQFYASLGPTIEDKEIQLTIQGQTISSNFGTENSSQYNLEQLLSSGIKNEVFTKDQLNDKHREFIEDMASTSYQTYVDFKNHPQFLPYLEKMSTLKYYAKTNIGSRPSKRSNSDTLDFSALRAIPFVGSWSQLKQNVPGFFGVGTALKKYEDAGRFDEIIEFYNASDFFKTLLENSMMSLSKSFFGLTSYMSTDPVYGEFWNLIHTEYQTTKRLLLKLTGHKELMENYPVGKASIEIREDIVLPLLTIQQFALKRIQELQKTEGNEKELAIFEKMVMRSLFGNINASRNSA, encoded by the coding sequence ATGACTACACTTCCAAAATTAGCAAGATTCAATGAAAACGTACTGTCTAAATATCAAATTTACAACAGTATTTTTATGACATTGCCTTTTGACACCATTAATGATACTGGTGTAATGTTACCTTTGTTTCATAAGGTTTGTAAAAAAGGGTTTCAGGAAGGCAAAAATCCTACTGAAATTGTTGAAGCTTTTTTTAACAAATACCAAGAAAACCCAACTGAAAAAGACAAAACAGATTTATTGTTTCGTTTTATTCAATATATAGAGCGTCAGGTTGTTTTATTTGATGCTATTGAAGATGCTGCTTTTCCTATTGTAAACAATATGGATGGTATTGGTACACTTCGTAATTCTGAAGAAACTGCCATTTTAGGTGATAAAAAAGAAGAGTTAAAAGCCTATTTAGAAGAATTTAAAGTTAGAATTGTTTTAACTGCGCATCCAACACAATTTTACCCAGGTTCTGTATTAGGAATTATTACAGATTTAGATAACGCAATACAAAATGACGATTTACTTTTAATAAAAAAATTGTTAGCGCAACTTGGTAAAACTCCTTTTTACAAAAAATCTAAACCATCTCCTTTTGATGAAGCCGTAAGTTTAATTTGGTATTTAGAAAATGTATTTTACCATTCTATTCCTAAAATATACAACTACGTACAACATCATATTTACGATGGCGAATCTATAGATAACGAAATTATAGATCTTGGTTTTTGGCCAGGTGGAGATAGAGATGGAAATCCTTTTGTAACTACAAAAATAACATTAGATGTTGCAGAAAGATTGCGTCAAACAATTTTACGAAATTATTATAGAGATGTAAGACGTTTAAAAAGACGTTATACGTTTGATGGTGTTCAAGAAATCTTAACTCGTGTAGAAAAAAGATTATATAAACATGTTATTAGAAGTTATTCTAAAGTGAACTTTTCTCAAAAAATACTATTAGAAGAATTAGAAAAAGCTAGAGAAATTATAGTAAATAATCATCAATCTTTATTTGTTGAAGAATTGAATGATTTTATAAATAAAGTTCGAATTTTCGGTTTCCATTTTGCAACATTAGATATTAGACAAGATAGTAGAGTGCATCATAAAGCATTTACTCAAATTGTTGCAGATTTACAAAATATTGGAGATACCACATTCCCAAAAAACTATGCACATCTTTCTCCAGAAGAACAAGTAGAAATTTTATCTGTAGTAAAAGGAAATATAGACCCAAGTATTTTAACAGATGAAATGTCTGTTAAAACAATAGAATCTATATATGCTTTAAAGGAAATTCAGCAAAGAAACGGAGAACGTGGTGCAAATCGTTACATTATTAGTAACAACCAAACTGCATTAAACGTAATGGAAACTTTTGCAATGCTAAATTTATGTGGCTTCGAAAACGAATTACCAGTAGATGTAATACCGCTTTTTGAAACTGTAGAAGATTTAATAAATGCAGAAGATGTTATGAGAACGTTATATTCTAATAAAGTTTATAGACATCATTTATCTAAAAGAAAAAACAAGCAAACTATTATGTTAGGTTTTTCTGATGGAACAAAAGATGGTGGATATTTAATGGCAAACTGGGGTATCTTTAAAGCGAAAGAAGCATTAACAAGAATTTCTAGAGAATTTGATATTGAAGTTATATTCTTTGACGGACGTGGAGGACCACCAGCAAGAGGTGGAGGAAAAACGCATCAATTTTACGCTTCTTTAGGACCAACTATTGAAGATAAAGAAATTCAGTTAACCATTCAAGGGCAAACAATTAGCTCTAATTTCGGAACAGAAAATTCATCTCAATACAATTTAGAACAATTATTAAGTTCTGGTATTAAAAATGAAGTGTTTACAAAAGATCAATTAAATGATAAACACAGAGAATTTATAGAAGATATGGCTTCTACAAGTTACCAGACATATGTAGATTTTAAAAATCATCCGCAGTTTTTACCGTATTTAGAAAAAATGAGTACGTTAAAATACTATGCTAAAACAAATATTGGTAGTAGACCAAGTAAACGTTCTAATTCAGATACTTTAGATTTCTCTGCTTTAAGAGCCATTCCTTTTGTGGGAAGTTGGAGCCAATTAAAACAAAACGTTCCTGGATTTTTTGGAGTTGGAACTGCATTAAAAAAGTACGAAGATGCTGGTAGATTTGATGAAATTATTGAATTTTACAATGCATCAGATTTCTTTAAAACATTGTTAGAAAACAGTATGATGAGTTTGTCTAAATCTTTCTTCGGATTAACATCTTATATGTCTACTGACCCTGTTTATGGAGAATTCTGGAACCTAATTCACACAGAATATCAAACTACAAAAAGGTTATTATTAAAGCTTACAGGACATAAAGAATTAATGGAAAACTACCCAGTTGGTAAAGCTTCCATAGAAATTAGAGAAGATATTGTATTACCATTATTAACAATACAACAGTTTGCTTTAAAGAGAATACAAGAACTACAAAAAACCGAAGGAAATGAAAAAGAATTAGCTATTTTCGAAAAAATGGTGATGCGTTCTTTATTTGGAAATATAAATGCGAGTAGGAATTCTGCTTAA
- a CDS encoding YifB family Mg chelatase-like AAA ATPase, with product MLVKVYGSAVFGIEATTITVEVNIDKGIGYHLVGLPDKAVSESSYRISAALNNNNYKLPGKKIIINMAPADIRKEGAAYDLTLAMGILTASNQIKSTNINEYIIMGELSLDGSLQPIRGVLPMAIKAREEGFKYFILPKENAKEAAIVDNLVVLGVENIMEVIDHFNDDKKIDPTIVDTRAEFYKNIDFPEFDFSDVKGQESIKRCMEIAAAGGHNIILIGPPGSGKTMLAKRLPSILPPMTLHEALETTKIHSVVGKTKNEGLLYQRPFRSPHHTISNVALVGGGQYPRPGEISLSHNGVLFLDELPEFKREVLEVMRQPLEDRDVTISRAKFTVTYPCSFMLVASMNPSPSGFFNDPNSPMTSTPQEMQRYLSKISGPLLDRIDIHIEVTPVPFEKLSEERKGESSVEIRKRVTASREIQSNRFKEFENIHYNAQMNVKQIRKFCKLSPESLTLLKTAMEKLNLSARAYDRILKVSRTIADLSNTEDISPDHIAEAIQYRSLDRDGWLG from the coding sequence ATGCTAGTTAAAGTATATGGTAGCGCCGTTTTTGGCATAGAAGCTACCACAATCACTGTTGAAGTAAATATAGATAAAGGAATTGGTTATCATTTGGTAGGTTTGCCAGATAAAGCAGTTAGTGAAAGTTCTTATCGAATTTCTGCTGCACTAAATAACAACAACTACAAACTTCCTGGTAAGAAAATCATAATAAATATGGCGCCTGCAGACATTCGTAAAGAAGGTGCTGCGTATGATTTAACTTTAGCAATGGGAATCTTAACAGCTTCCAACCAAATAAAATCTACCAATATTAATGAGTATATTATAATGGGAGAACTTTCTCTAGATGGAAGTTTACAACCCATTAGAGGTGTTTTACCAATGGCAATTAAAGCACGTGAAGAAGGCTTTAAATATTTTATTCTTCCAAAAGAAAACGCAAAAGAAGCTGCTATTGTAGATAATTTAGTGGTTTTAGGAGTTGAAAATATTATGGAAGTTATCGATCATTTTAATGATGATAAAAAAATTGATCCTACCATTGTAGACACTAGAGCTGAATTTTATAAAAACATAGATTTTCCAGAATTTGACTTTTCTGATGTAAAAGGACAAGAATCTATAAAACGGTGTATGGAAATTGCTGCTGCAGGTGGCCATAATATTATTTTAATTGGTCCTCCAGGTTCTGGAAAAACCATGTTAGCAAAAAGATTACCAAGTATTTTACCTCCAATGACTTTACATGAAGCTTTAGAAACAACAAAAATCCATTCTGTGGTTGGTAAAACAAAAAATGAAGGATTATTATATCAACGTCCTTTTAGAAGCCCACATCATACAATTTCTAATGTAGCACTTGTTGGTGGTGGTCAATATCCAAGACCTGGAGAAATTTCTTTGTCACACAATGGCGTCTTATTTTTAGATGAATTGCCAGAGTTTAAAAGAGAAGTTTTAGAAGTAATGAGACAACCTTTAGAAGATAGAGATGTTACTATTTCTAGAGCAAAATTCACTGTTACGTATCCTTGTAGTTTTATGTTGGTGGCAAGCATGAACCCAAGTCCGAGTGGATTTTTTAACGACCCAAATTCGCCAATGACATCTACTCCACAAGAAATGCAACGTTATTTAAGCAAAATTTCAGGCCCTTTATTAGACAGAATTGATATTCATATAGAAGTTACTCCTGTTCCTTTTGAAAAATTATCCGAAGAAAGAAAAGGTGAATCTTCAGTAGAAATTAGAAAGCGAGTTACAGCTTCTAGAGAAATACAATCTAATCGTTTTAAGGAATTTGAAAACATACATTACAATGCCCAAATGAACGTAAAACAGATTCGTAAATTCTGCAAATTATCACCAGAAAGTTTAACATTATTAAAAACTGCTATGGAGAAATTAAACCTTTCTGCAAGGGCTTATGATAGGATTCTAAAAGTTTCTAGAACCATTGCTGATTTATCAAATACTGAAGATATTTCTCCAGACCATATTGCAGAGGCGATCCAATATAGAAGTTTAGACAGAGATGGTTGGTTGGGTTAA
- a CDS encoding T9SS type B sorting domain-containing protein — translation MKKILPLIIICVFFALKTNSQIKLSHNIGDDAVKTQMFSCSYSYQYWARKFILADFGVDKNEELIINTGNVAISDTWGTPTIQFNIYKIDSNFPSTFKEEDLIGSSQVEPVHSFNVDFGKSKIITLNFNTPVVIPADVEMILVEVHKGILWGSSGAFIGGTEKTNDDSWYRGCNGNPPDEYKTTKDLSDAGIAYWSEDFNFYITVNGEAKTILPFEITNDNNCENQINNFSLTNQSEVKSVVWNFNDPTSGANNTSTSIDISHQFTSPGIYNVTADVVHIDNTSYTIPKEIEILDAPNINNSVSLKQCDNSDINGFSFFNLNEVKNKIITNPDIYTITFHEERTQAENNGTVIPNLTNYKNEKVSSDKVWARIENSNGCFEVSEINLFVSTTQIPSTLIKSFYQCDDGTNTTDGIATFNFSSVTKDIVNIFPSGQQLIINYYRNEGDALSEANKIENVSNYQNTGYPNQQNIYIRVDSKVDNDCLGLGAHISLNVEKVPVANPVTINPECDNDRDGFYLFDTSTIDAKIKGSQTDVAITYFNEKGKQLSSPLPNPFKTASQTISAKIINTASKDEDGQCYDETSINFIVNSVPIANPVVAQERCDDDTDGIVNFDTSTIENTILGTQTGLVVKYFDSNNNLLPSPLPNPFYTSSQKIKVRVENPVYDVCYEETDIDFIVREKPTFDLIDEDIICMNNNPQLKISIEKPNGINSYTWRDENNTILGKQPTLEVTKGGLYKVIATSIYGCESIEKQILVKESSPSTINFNDLKVVDDSENNSIEINTSDLGLGNYEFRLLDKTSNIIRDYQDEPFFNNLDGGVYTLEVNDKNGCSPVSFDVSLLSFSNFFTPNGDGKNDFWQIKGISKTFYESGKVSVFDRFGKLIKTFSINDVGWDGYYNGNKTSTNDYWFIAELVDLNGNTRIRKGHFSLIRK, via the coding sequence ATGAAAAAAATATTACCTCTAATAATTATTTGTGTGTTTTTTGCTTTAAAAACGAATTCTCAAATTAAACTTTCTCATAATATTGGCGATGATGCTGTTAAAACTCAAATGTTTTCTTGTTCATATTCTTATCAATATTGGGCAAGAAAATTTATTTTAGCTGATTTTGGAGTTGATAAGAATGAAGAGTTAATTATTAATACCGGAAACGTAGCTATCTCTGACACTTGGGGAACTCCAACAATTCAATTTAATATTTACAAAATAGATTCAAATTTTCCATCAACATTTAAAGAAGAAGATTTAATAGGAAGTAGTCAAGTTGAACCTGTTCATTCTTTTAATGTTGATTTTGGTAAATCTAAAATTATTACGTTAAACTTTAACACACCAGTAGTCATTCCTGCTGATGTAGAAATGATTTTAGTTGAAGTTCACAAAGGTATTCTTTGGGGTAGTAGTGGAGCTTTTATAGGCGGCACTGAAAAGACTAATGATGACTCTTGGTATAGAGGTTGTAATGGAAACCCTCCTGATGAGTATAAAACTACTAAAGATTTATCTGATGCAGGGATTGCTTATTGGAGTGAAGATTTTAATTTCTACATTACCGTAAATGGAGAAGCAAAAACAATCCTCCCATTCGAAATTACAAACGATAACAACTGCGAAAATCAAATAAATAATTTTAGTTTAACAAATCAATCAGAAGTAAAATCTGTAGTTTGGAATTTTAATGACCCGACTTCTGGTGCAAATAACACTTCTACTTCAATAGATATTTCTCACCAATTTACAAGCCCTGGAATTTATAATGTTACAGCAGATGTTGTTCATATAGACAATACAAGTTATACAATTCCTAAAGAAATAGAAATTTTAGATGCTCCAAATATCAATAATTCTGTATCTCTAAAGCAATGTGATAATAGCGACATTAATGGCTTTAGTTTCTTCAACTTAAATGAAGTAAAAAACAAAATAATTACGAATCCTGATATTTATACCATTACTTTTCATGAAGAGAGAACACAAGCAGAAAATAATGGAACAGTAATTCCAAATCTTACAAACTATAAAAATGAAAAAGTAAGTAGTGATAAAGTTTGGGCAAGGATAGAAAACAGTAATGGTTGTTTTGAGGTTAGTGAAATAAATCTTTTCGTTTCTACTACTCAAATTCCATCTACCCTAATAAAATCTTTTTATCAATGTGATGATGGAACAAACACAACAGATGGTATTGCAACGTTCAATTTTAGTTCAGTAACAAAAGATATTGTAAATATTTTTCCTTCTGGGCAGCAATTAATAATTAACTATTACAGAAATGAAGGCGATGCTTTATCAGAAGCAAATAAGATTGAGAATGTTTCTAACTATCAAAATACAGGATACCCAAATCAACAAAATATTTATATTAGAGTAGATAGCAAAGTAGATAATGATTGTTTAGGTTTAGGCGCTCATATTTCTTTAAATGTAGAAAAAGTACCTGTAGCAAATCCTGTAACCATAAACCCAGAGTGTGATAATGACAGAGATGGCTTTTATCTTTTTGACACCTCTACAATTGATGCTAAAATTAAAGGTTCTCAAACTGATGTTGCCATAACTTATTTTAATGAAAAAGGAAAGCAACTCTCTAGTCCATTACCAAACCCATTTAAAACAGCATCACAAACTATTAGCGCCAAAATTATAAACACAGCTTCTAAAGATGAAGATGGACAATGTTATGATGAAACTAGCATTAATTTTATTGTAAATTCTGTACCTATAGCAAACCCTGTTGTAGCGCAAGAAAGATGTGATGATGATACTGATGGTATTGTTAATTTTGATACTTCTACAATTGAAAACACAATTTTAGGTACACAAACAGGTCTTGTTGTAAAATATTTTGACAGTAATAATAATTTATTACCAAGTCCTTTACCAAACCCATTTTATACTTCTTCTCAAAAAATTAAAGTACGTGTAGAAAACCCTGTTTACGATGTTTGTTATGAGGAAACAGATATAGATTTTATTGTTAGAGAAAAACCTACATTCGATTTAATTGATGAAGACATTATTTGTATGAATAATAACCCTCAATTAAAAATAAGCATAGAAAAACCAAATGGTATAAATAGCTATACTTGGAGAGATGAAAACAATACTATTTTAGGAAAACAACCAACATTAGAAGTTACCAAAGGTGGTCTATACAAAGTAATTGCAACATCTATTTATGGTTGCGAATCAATAGAGAAACAGATTCTCGTTAAAGAATCTTCTCCATCAACAATAAACTTTAACGACCTAAAAGTTGTAGATGATTCTGAAAACAACAGTATAGAAATTAACACAAGCGATTTGGGTTTAGGAAATTATGAATTTAGGCTTTTAGATAAGACTTCTAACATTATTAGAGATTACCAAGATGAACCATTTTTTAATAACCTAGATGGTGGTGTTTATACTCTTGAAGTTAATGATAAAAATGGTTGCAGCCCTGTAAGTTTTGATGTTTCTTTATTAAGTTTTTCAAACTTTTTTACACCAAATGGTGATGGAAAAAATGACTTTTGGCAAATTAAAGGAATTAGTAAAACCTTTTATGAAAGCGGAAAAGTAAGTGTTTTTGATAGATTCGGAAAACTGATTAAAACATTTTCTATAAATGATGTAGGTTGGGACGGATATTATAATGGAAATAAAACATCTACAAACGATTATTGGTTTATTGCCGAACTAGTTGATTTAAATGGAAATACAAGAATTAGAAAAGGACACTTTAGCCTTATAAGAAAGTAA
- a CDS encoding prolyl hydroxylase family protein, whose protein sequence is MSSKPSLYSLMNHSYYLTVTRFISANGFKIARSSVRNALQKVEGVLDLSKFHELLSIFFSDILVIQIDPEINTLDYVITPCFLLKTNGNEFFIYVVLKIEGDKVFIFEQDKKDFTISTDEFLTLLKGSIVILKEEETYKPSEKVLKEYYEEQEEDKTYKNNIRVIEDFISEKECKEIIDFCEKSNSFQRSKVNSGSGTKVSVNRTSSSAMIEKDEIMPIISTLKKKVADFLECSIANIESLQCVRYYKTESFNPHFDAYVTKRKLTCLLYLNDDFSGGETYFPEIDFGVSPKVGRLLIFENLDEKDNVIMQSFHQGSSIIDGVKYACNIWIED, encoded by the coding sequence ATGTCTTCTAAACCCTCTTTATATTCTTTAATGAACCATTCTTACTATTTAACAGTAACAAGGTTTATAAGTGCAAACGGATTTAAAATTGCAAGATCTAGTGTAAGAAATGCATTACAAAAAGTTGAAGGAGTTTTAGATTTATCTAAATTTCATGAACTTTTAAGTATTTTTTTTTCAGATATATTGGTTATCCAAATTGATCCAGAAATAAATACTTTAGATTATGTAATTACACCTTGTTTTTTATTAAAAACAAATGGGAATGAATTTTTTATTTACGTTGTTTTAAAAATTGAAGGTGATAAAGTTTTTATTTTTGAACAAGACAAAAAAGATTTCACTATTTCTACGGATGAGTTTTTAACATTATTAAAAGGATCTATTGTAATTCTTAAAGAAGAGGAAACATATAAACCTTCAGAAAAAGTTTTAAAAGAATACTATGAAGAACAAGAAGAAGACAAAACTTATAAAAACAATATAAGAGTAATAGAAGATTTTATATCGGAAAAAGAATGTAAAGAAATTATAGACTTTTGTGAAAAAAGTAACTCGTTTCAACGAAGCAAAGTAAATAGTGGTTCTGGCACTAAAGTATCTGTAAACAGAACAAGTAGTTCTGCTATGATAGAAAAAGATGAAATTATGCCAATTATTTCAACTTTAAAGAAAAAAGTAGCTGATTTTTTAGAGTGTAGTATTGCTAATATTGAAAGTTTACAATGTGTACGTTATTATAAAACAGAATCATTTAATCCTCATTTTGATGCCTACGTTACAAAACGAAAACTAACTTGTCTTTTATACTTAAATGATGATTTTTCTGGAGGTGAAACTTACTTTCCTGAAATCGATTTTGGTGTTTCTCCAAAAGTAGGAAGGCTCTTAATATTCGAAAATTTAGATGAGAAAGACAACGTTATAATGCAGTCATTTCATCAAGGTTCATCAATAATAGATGGTGTAAAATATGCGTGTAATATTTGGATTGAAGATTAA
- a CDS encoding SLC13 family permease translates to MQPTKKIGLLLGPLLFFLIQFLPITLVTDKADAVIAVAIWMVIWWITETVNIAVTALLPLILFPLLKVMEIADVGANYGSPIIFLFFGGFILALALEKVSLHKRIALNIVKLTGTTPNKVVLGFMLATAFMSMWISNTASTVVMLPIAISVIRLLIKDEDGFTKGDKNFALSIMLGIAFAANAGGIATVIGTPPNSVLIGLLENQYNIQISFLTWMSFGLPFSLLMLTAVYFVLVKWMFPCKDILFTASGNVIDDEIKKLGKISNEEKRVLTIFAITVSLWITRTIINSIFPGLKLSDTIISLIGAVSLFAIPMNFKKGNFILEWKDTEKLAWGILILFGGGLALAKGMASSGLVDVITETISSGNLPVLLTVSLLILLMLFMTELMSNVALVAVLAPVVAGIAIGLNIPILNLLIPVTMASSCAFMLPMATPPNAIVFASGYVKVNQMVRAGIFLNLIAVGLLILYYQFVIPLFF, encoded by the coding sequence ATGCAACCAACCAAAAAAATAGGATTACTTCTTGGTCCGCTTTTATTTTTCTTAATTCAGTTTTTACCAATAACATTAGTTACAGATAAAGCAGATGCAGTAATTGCAGTAGCTATTTGGATGGTAATTTGGTGGATTACTGAAACTGTAAATATTGCAGTTACAGCATTACTACCTTTAATACTTTTTCCGCTTTTAAAAGTGATGGAAATTGCAGATGTTGGCGCCAATTACGGAAGTCCGATTATCTTTTTATTTTTTGGTGGTTTTATTTTGGCTCTAGCTTTAGAAAAAGTTAGTTTACACAAAAGAATTGCATTAAATATTGTAAAACTTACAGGAACAACACCTAATAAAGTGGTATTAGGTTTTATGTTAGCCACTGCTTTTATGAGTATGTGGATTAGCAATACAGCCTCTACAGTTGTAATGTTACCAATTGCAATATCTGTAATTAGACTTTTAATAAAAGATGAAGATGGTTTTACAAAAGGCGATAAAAATTTTGCATTAAGCATTATGTTAGGTATCGCTTTTGCTGCAAATGCTGGTGGAATTGCAACAGTTATTGGAACACCTCCAAATTCTGTTTTAATTGGGCTTTTAGAAAATCAATACAACATTCAAATTTCCTTTTTAACATGGATGAGTTTTGGTTTGCCTTTCTCTTTATTAATGTTAACTGCAGTGTATTTTGTACTAGTAAAATGGATGTTTCCTTGTAAAGATATTTTATTTACAGCATCAGGTAATGTTATTGATGATGAAATTAAAAAACTAGGAAAGATATCTAATGAAGAAAAAAGAGTATTAACCATTTTTGCAATTACAGTCTCACTTTGGATTACAAGAACAATTATCAATAGTATATTTCCAGGGTTAAAATTATCAGATACTATTATCAGTTTAATTGGTGCAGTTTCTTTATTTGCAATTCCTATGAATTTTAAAAAAGGAAATTTTATTTTAGAATGGAAAGACACAGAAAAACTTGCCTGGGGAATTTTAATTTTATTTGGTGGAGGTTTAGCACTTGCAAAAGGAATGGCTTCAAGTGGTTTAGTTGATGTAATTACAGAAACAATTTCATCAGGAAATTTACCAGTTTTACTAACAGTTTCTTTATTAATTTTATTGATGTTGTTTATGACTGAATTAATGAGTAATGTGGCTTTGGTTGCAGTTTTAGCGCCAGTTGTTGCAGGAATTGCAATTGGGTTAAATATTCCTATTTTAAACTTATTAATTCCTGTTACAATGGCAAGTAGTTGCGCATTTATGTTGCCAATGGCAACACCGCCAAATGCCATTGTTTTTGCTAGTGGTTATGTAAAAGTAAATCAAATGGTAAGAGCAGGAATTTTCTTAAATTTAATAGCAGTTGGTTTGTTAATATTGTATTATCAGTTTGTTATTCCTTTATTTTTTTAA
- a CDS encoding DUF1569 domain-containing protein yields the protein MQKLNISVVENQLEEMESYLPNCESINAKISKANVAWHLDHNLKVINSVVKVMHESDPNLYKDNFSFLGKVLLKFNFFPKGKAKAPKHVMPPEIVSKEDIISQLALAKKNLKEIENLDKNAHFKHPLFGNVNKARVLTFLKAHTNHHLKIVKSILK from the coding sequence ATGCAAAAACTAAATATTTCAGTGGTTGAAAACCAATTAGAAGAAATGGAAAGTTATCTTCCAAACTGTGAAAGTATAAACGCAAAAATTTCCAAAGCAAATGTAGCTTGGCATTTAGACCATAATTTAAAAGTTATAAATTCTGTTGTAAAAGTGATGCATGAATCTGACCCAAATTTATATAAAGATAATTTTAGTTTTTTAGGAAAAGTCTTATTAAAGTTCAACTTTTTTCCAAAAGGAAAAGCGAAAGCACCCAAACATGTAATGCCTCCTGAAATTGTTTCAAAAGAAGACATTATTTCTCAATTGGCTTTAGCAAAAAAGAATCTAAAAGAAATAGAAAATTTAGATAAAAATGCACATTTTAAACATCCACTTTTTGGCAATGTAAACAAAGCAAGAGTTTTAACATTCTTAAAAGCGCATACAAATCATCATTTAAAAATTGTAAAGAGTATTTTAAAATAG